A genomic window from Planococcus rifietoensis includes:
- the odhB gene encoding 2-oxoglutarate dehydrogenase complex dihydrolipoyllysine-residue succinyltransferase: protein MAEIKVPELAESITEGTIAQWLKQPGDTVEKGEFIVELETDKVNVEVISEEAGVVQELLAEEGDTVEVGQVIATVGEGSGEAAASAPKEEAKKEEAPKEDLAKEEAKQEAPADQEAAPTEEESTSSDRTIASPAARKLAREKGIDLASITPVDPMGRVRVQDVEAHGSKPAAAPAPAKQEAPKASASAAPSSDEESGRVVRQKMTRRRQTIAKRLLEVKQSTAMLTTFNEIDMTNVMELRKRKKDKFQQDHDVKLGFMSFFTKAVTAALKKYPYVNAEIDGTDVLLKQFYDVGIAVSTEEGLVVPIVRDTDKKNFAEIEASIGELATKARDKKLSIGDMTGGSFTITNGGVFGSLLSTPILNGTQVGILGMHTIQKRPIAVGDNVEIRPMMYVALSYDHRVIDGSDSVGFLKTVKELIENPEDLLLES, encoded by the coding sequence GTGGCAGAGATCAAAGTACCGGAATTAGCAGAATCGATTACAGAAGGAACAATCGCACAGTGGCTGAAACAGCCGGGCGATACAGTAGAAAAAGGGGAATTCATCGTTGAACTTGAAACAGACAAAGTCAACGTTGAAGTCATCTCTGAAGAAGCGGGCGTCGTTCAGGAATTGCTCGCTGAAGAAGGCGATACAGTTGAAGTCGGCCAAGTAATCGCAACAGTCGGAGAAGGTTCCGGCGAAGCGGCAGCTTCAGCACCGAAAGAAGAAGCTAAAAAAGAAGAAGCACCAAAAGAAGATCTTGCGAAAGAAGAAGCGAAGCAAGAAGCTCCTGCAGACCAGGAAGCTGCGCCTACAGAAGAAGAAAGCACTTCTTCCGACCGCACAATCGCAAGCCCAGCAGCACGTAAATTGGCTCGTGAAAAAGGCATCGACCTCGCTTCTATCACGCCAGTAGACCCAATGGGCCGCGTACGCGTCCAAGACGTTGAAGCACACGGTTCGAAACCGGCAGCGGCTCCAGCTCCAGCTAAACAGGAAGCACCGAAAGCTTCCGCATCTGCAGCGCCTTCTTCTGATGAAGAAAGCGGCCGCGTAGTCCGTCAAAAAATGACAAGACGCCGCCAGACCATTGCCAAGCGTTTGCTCGAAGTGAAGCAATCGACTGCCATGCTGACGACGTTCAATGAAATCGACATGACCAATGTAATGGAACTGCGCAAGCGCAAGAAAGACAAATTCCAGCAAGACCACGATGTTAAGCTTGGATTCATGTCGTTCTTCACTAAAGCAGTAACTGCTGCATTGAAAAAATATCCATATGTTAACGCTGAAATCGATGGCACGGATGTGCTCTTGAAGCAGTTCTATGATGTAGGGATCGCTGTATCGACTGAAGAAGGCCTTGTAGTGCCGATCGTTCGCGATACGGATAAAAAGAACTTTGCAGAAATCGAAGCGTCTATCGGCGAATTGGCAACAAAAGCACGCGACAAGAAATTGTCGATCGGCGATATGACCGGCGGATCGTTCACGATCACAAACGGCGGCGTCTTCGGTTCGCTCTTGTCTACACCGATCTTGAACGGTACGCAAGTCGGGATCCTCGGCATGCACACGATCCAGAAGCGCCCGATCGCAGTGGGCGACAATGTTGAAATCCGTCCAATGATGTACGTAGCACTATCGTATGACCACCGTGTCATCGATGGCAGCGATTCTGTCGGCTTCTTGAAAACAGTGAAAGAATTGATCGAGAACCCAGAAGACCTATTGCTTGAATCTTAA
- a CDS encoding 2-oxoglutarate dehydrogenase E1 component gives MSTNQPDTKSPWNSITGPNLGYVMEMYDLYQESPELIDPEFAELFKQYGPPAEQPAVQTGDASVASAGVAVEPNRFEKVLAAVNLAEAIRAHGHLASDIYPLEDQPRDTERLEISKYGLTEADLKDVPVSLILENAPAEVKNGLDAINYLKSLYTDKIAYEFAHVIQPQERSWIQSKIEAGDMKPKLDADKKKQVLDLLTRVEGFEKFVHRTFVGQKRFSIEGVDSLVVLMDELVRMSESAGTENIMIGMAHRGRLNVLTHILHKPYEMMFAGFAHVGDEAFLPEDGSLEITKGWFGDVKYHMGAAHSSKAGTKIKLAYNPSHLEVVSPIVTGQTRAAQEMTSKSGLASHEPNKAYSILVHGDAAFPGQGIVTETLNFSRIKGYQTGGSIHIIANNLIGFTTEQHDSRSTHYSSDPAKGFEVPVLHVNADDPEAVVAVARLAFEYREKFGKDILIDLIGYRRYGHNEMDEPLVTNPMMYHGVHQHDTVRELYGKQLASESVLSEDEVKKLDADIQKVMQEAYDKVKENKSDDHPKLEMPEAVLNGFPEIETGVGKDILEKMNNELLSWPQDFSAFGKLARILKRREEPFKGKGKIDWAHAETLAFGAILQEGNPIRLTGQDAQRGTFAHRHLVLHDEKNGNELVPLHHISDSKASFVVYNSPLSEASILGFEYGYNVENDKALVIWEAQYGDFANMAQVMFDQFISSGRAKWGQKSGLVMLLPHGYEGQGPEHSSARLERYLQMAGENNWTVANLSSAANYFHILRRQAKMLGEEAIRPLIIVSPKSLLRHPLVGAEVDQLAQGKFETVIEQPGMGQDAKKVKRLLFASGKMAIDLAERVKDGKGYEWAHIVRVEQLYPFPAEKIKAIVDRYPNAKELAWVQEEPQNMGSWSFADPYLRELADGKEVKYYGRMKRQSPAEGDGESHKVEQARIIDEALAKSK, from the coding sequence ATGTCTACCAATCAACCGGACACAAAATCCCCATGGAATTCCATAACCGGCCCGAACTTAGGCTACGTAATGGAGATGTACGACCTTTACCAGGAATCCCCTGAATTGATCGATCCTGAGTTTGCAGAGCTATTCAAACAATACGGCCCGCCTGCAGAGCAGCCTGCTGTACAGACAGGCGATGCTAGTGTCGCTTCAGCCGGTGTGGCAGTCGAACCCAACCGTTTTGAAAAAGTGCTCGCAGCGGTTAATTTGGCGGAAGCGATCCGTGCACACGGCCATCTGGCTTCAGATATCTATCCATTGGAAGACCAGCCGCGGGATACAGAAAGACTGGAAATTTCAAAATACGGCTTGACTGAAGCCGATTTGAAAGATGTCCCAGTATCCTTAATCCTGGAAAACGCTCCAGCCGAAGTGAAAAACGGCCTGGATGCAATCAATTACCTGAAATCGCTTTACACGGACAAAATCGCTTACGAATTCGCGCATGTTATCCAACCGCAGGAACGCAGCTGGATACAGTCGAAAATCGAAGCGGGCGATATGAAGCCGAAACTCGATGCCGACAAGAAAAAACAGGTATTGGATCTTTTGACGCGCGTTGAAGGATTTGAGAAGTTCGTCCACCGTACATTCGTCGGGCAAAAACGCTTTTCTATCGAAGGCGTCGATTCGCTTGTCGTCTTGATGGATGAACTGGTCCGCATGTCTGAATCTGCTGGCACTGAAAACATCATGATCGGCATGGCCCACCGTGGGCGTTTGAATGTCTTGACGCACATCCTCCATAAACCGTATGAAATGATGTTCGCAGGATTCGCCCATGTCGGTGATGAAGCGTTCCTTCCGGAAGACGGATCGCTCGAGATCACTAAAGGCTGGTTCGGCGATGTGAAGTATCATATGGGTGCTGCACACAGTTCGAAAGCAGGAACGAAAATCAAGCTTGCCTATAACCCATCCCATCTGGAAGTCGTAAGCCCGATCGTCACGGGGCAAACACGCGCTGCACAGGAAATGACTTCCAAGAGCGGCTTGGCATCACATGAGCCGAATAAAGCCTATTCAATCCTTGTACACGGCGACGCAGCATTCCCGGGTCAAGGCATCGTGACCGAGACATTGAACTTTAGCCGCATTAAAGGCTATCAGACTGGCGGATCGATTCATATCATCGCCAATAACCTGATCGGCTTTACGACGGAACAGCACGATTCCCGCTCCACGCATTATTCATCCGACCCGGCAAAAGGCTTTGAAGTTCCAGTATTGCACGTCAATGCAGACGATCCGGAAGCTGTTGTAGCCGTTGCACGCTTAGCGTTTGAATACCGCGAGAAATTCGGCAAAGACATTTTGATCGACTTGATCGGCTACCGCCGTTACGGCCACAATGAAATGGATGAGCCGTTAGTGACGAACCCGATGATGTATCACGGCGTTCATCAGCACGATACGGTCCGTGAATTGTACGGAAAACAATTGGCTTCTGAAAGCGTACTTTCAGAAGATGAAGTCAAAAAGCTTGATGCAGACATCCAAAAAGTGATGCAAGAAGCTTATGACAAAGTAAAAGAAAACAAATCCGACGATCATCCGAAGTTAGAGATGCCGGAAGCTGTTTTGAACGGCTTCCCAGAAATCGAGACGGGCGTTGGCAAAGATATCCTTGAGAAGATGAACAATGAATTATTGTCATGGCCGCAAGACTTTTCCGCATTCGGCAAATTGGCGCGCATCCTGAAACGCCGCGAAGAGCCATTCAAAGGAAAAGGCAAAATCGATTGGGCCCATGCAGAAACTTTGGCTTTCGGTGCCATTTTACAAGAAGGCAACCCGATCCGCCTGACAGGGCAAGATGCACAGCGCGGGACATTCGCACACCGCCATCTTGTGCTGCATGATGAGAAGAACGGCAACGAACTTGTTCCGCTTCACCACATTTCCGACTCGAAAGCATCATTCGTCGTCTACAACAGCCCGCTAAGTGAAGCTTCCATTCTTGGCTTCGAATACGGCTATAACGTAGAGAACGACAAAGCTTTAGTCATTTGGGAAGCTCAATATGGAGATTTCGCCAATATGGCACAAGTCATGTTCGACCAATTCATTTCGTCCGGCCGCGCAAAATGGGGCCAAAAATCCGGCCTGGTCATGCTGCTTCCGCACGGCTATGAAGGACAAGGTCCGGAACACTCCAGTGCACGTCTTGAGCGTTATTTGCAGATGGCTGGAGAAAACAACTGGACAGTCGCTAACCTATCCAGCGCAGCAAACTATTTCCACATTCTCCGCCGCCAGGCGAAAATGCTTGGGGAAGAAGCGATCCGCCCATTGATCATCGTGTCGCCGAAGTCACTTCTAAGACACCCGCTTGTTGGGGCTGAAGTCGACCAGTTGGCACAAGGCAAGTTCGAGACAGTGATCGAACAGCCGGGCATGGGGCAGGATGCGAAGAAAGTGAAACGCTTGCTATTCGCTAGTGGTAAGATGGCCATCGATTTGGCAGAACGCGTCAAAGACGGAAAAGGCTACGAGTGGGCGCATATTGTCCGCGTTGAGCAGTTGTATCCATTCCCGGCCGAAAAAATCAAAGCGATTGTCGACCGCTACCCGAATGCCAAGGAATTGGCTTGGGTCCAGGAAGAGCCGCAAAATATGGGATCTTGGTCATTTGCCGACCCTTACTTGCGTGAACTCGCAGATGGCAAAGAAGTGAAATACTACGGACGCATGAAGCGCCAGAGCCCTGCAGAAGGCGACGGCGAGTCACATAAAGTCGAACAGGCACGCATCATCGATGAAGCTCTAGCTAAATCGAAATGA